In Gadus morhua chromosome 9, gadMor3.0, whole genome shotgun sequence, the sequence TCTCATCATGACCAAGTCATGACTTCACCAAATCACGAGTTCAACAATCATGACCTCACCAAATCATGACTTCACCTAATCATGACaatcttatttttttctgaaaaaaagcaaaaagaTGACATCGAGCCGCAGGCACCACCTgaaggtacctgtctgtctgtctgtctgtctgtctgtctgtctgtctgtctgtctgtctgtctgtctgtctgtctgtctgtctgtctgtctgtctgtctgtctgtctgtctgtctgcctgtctgagtTTAGTTTCAGCCATGGTTTAATCCTGCCATGTGGCTGTGTTTGGTCGTATCGTTATTTACAcacagggttagacagtacagagacaggtcattaaggagcaggtaggggttagacagtacagagacaggtcattaaggagcaggtaggggttagacaggacagagacaggtcattaaggagcaggtaggggttagacagtatagagacaggtcattaaggagcaggtaggggttagacagtacagagacaggtcattaaggagcaggtaggggttagacagtacagagacaggtcattaaggagcaggtagggcttagacagtacagagacaggtcattaaggagcaggtaggggttagacagtacagagacaggtcattaaggagcaggtaggggttagacaggacagagacaggtcattaaggagcaggtaggggttagacagtacagagacaggtcattaaggagcaggtaggggttagacagtacagagacaggtcattaaggagcaggtagggcttagacagtacagagacaggtcattaaggagcaggtaggggttagacagtacagagacaggtcattaaggagcaggtaggggttagacagtacagagacaggtcattaaggagcaggtagggcttagacaggacagagacaggtcattaaggagcaggtaggggttagacagtacagagacaggtcattaaggagcaggtaggggttagacagtacagagacaggtcattaaggagcaggtaggggttagacagtacagagacaggtcattaaggagtatGCAGGGGTTGTAAAAATGATGGGCTGTTGAGtttgatgttgaggaactatctagcacagcccccccccccccccagacgtgTTACACTCCTCTTCCAATAACAGTTGTGTTTATCCCCTCCCCCCGACCCTCACataccccctgacccccccctacCCGGTCAgcgagggggcggggcaggcCAGGTGTCAGGGGGTTTGACTCCCTGTGGAGAAGCTccgggtttgaaccccaatgtccccagtttacctgtaggcctcctagagcaacatgacccctgacccctacctgctcctcaggacattgctctgagttagtggattGAGGCTTCTGCTGAATGTCAGAATAGCAAATAGTGGTAATCAgatacaccccccctccccacccccggGCAAATGTCTTGGACTCATTAGTCCAGGAATAGGCCTTCCtacgcagagacagagagcgacagcTGTCGAATCACTTCAtcttagctcctcctcctcctcctcctcttcctcctcctccttctcctccttgtcctccgtatccctctcctgctctcctcatcACACTCTGATGGCGCCATCGAGTGGTGGAGCAGGGCCAGTCCACCTCAGCTGTTCCTTCAGGATCTGAGCTGATCTTTGCCGTGTTTTGAACAGGCCATCCCGttccctcgccccctccctaGTGTACATTACATGGTGCACTATTTAGGGATTATGAATAGGGGGAACCAGACTAGtcatatcttatcttatccgTTTGTTGTAtaggggaacgggttaacctagcgattgttagtgcttggcacttggttcttactgtactgacagagatatattgttgtttctcttcttctgacaaatggacttattgtaagtcgctttggatgaaagtgtctgctaaatgccctaaatgtggaACCAGGAGTCTATCAGTATGATTTGGAGTCGTGCTGTTGCAGTCGGCCAGGCTAATAGCAGTGGCTAGGCTAATGTCTGCGGCTAGGCTAATGTCTGCGGCTAGGCTAATGGCTGCGGCTAGGCTAACGGCATTGTGTTTCCTCTCTCCAGAGCTTGATACTCTCCATCGCCGCCGGCTGGCTGGCGCAGGAGAAGAAGGATGACATCGCGGCCAAGGAGGCCCACATGGCGGAAAACTGCCCCGCCCCCAACCTGAGTGGAGACCATGCCGCTCTCATGGTACGCtggctctgttagcccctccctcacagcccccccccccaccccactcacAGGGCTCCTCAGTCCCCCTGTTATGCAACCCCCTATATAGAGTTGTACTGATACCATTATCGTAAATTCCTCTGATACTCGGGTATCGGTGAGTATGCAAGTCTCCGTGCCGATCCGATACCAACACATTACTCAGTTACTACACAGAGAACATCAAACACTACGGTGTTATGCTTCGTTCGTTAACGGTCAGAGGTGGAAATTCAGAATTGGAATCGCCTCGTCTCCGACCTACGTGCGTTCGAGCTACCAAGTTGGAAAAACATGGATGCCCatgcaaatgtattattataattatggattataaatgttaattatctactCTAAACAGTGCTAACATGCTAAAAGCCGACTCCATGTTAGATAAGTTGTGCATTGAAACGTGTGTCAAGGACTATAAATCGCTACATTAAGGCGGAGAATCTGAGCTGTGTGCTCCATTCAGGTTAGCGCTAGGTCGGGTTTCGATACTCCATAGGACCACACGGGCTCGGCCTTTGAGGGGAATCCCAACTCTGTGTGTGAACAGGAAACCTGCAAGAAGATGGCAGCCCTCCTCGACCGTCTGGATGAGGAGCGGTACGACGTTGCGGCCAAAGTGGGCAAGGCCGACATTGAGGTACACAACCCTTCATCACCACACCCACCTACACCATCACCTAATAGCACCATAAGCAAACCTCACCCAATTGCACCATCACCAAACCACACCCACCTACACTATCACCAAACCACACCCACCTACTCCATCACCAAATCACACCTACTAACACCATCACCAAACCACACTCACTAGCAATATCCCCATCCCCTCACCCACTTACATTTTCACCACACCACGTCCACTAGCAACATCAACATCACCCACCCACTTACACCATCACCCCACCCACTTACACCATCCCAACATCCACTTACACCATCATCACACCCACTAGGACCATCATCACACCTACTAGCACTATCACCACACCCACTAGCACCATCACCGCAACCACTAGCACATCCTTCTCTAGAGCACCACCCCTAACAGCACCATCTCCGCCATGCCTCTCTCCCAGATTGAGGACCTGAAGATCAAGGTGGTGGACCTGGCTGGAGTGAAGAAGCCTGCCCTGAAGAAGGTGCGCATGTCTGCTGACGCCAtgctgaaggccctgctggGCTCCAAACACACAGTCAACTTGGACCTGAGGTCCAGCCTCAAGCAGGTCAAGAaggaggtcaaggaggaggtgagtgtcggaggaggaggagaactggTCCTGCTTGGTGTGTTGAGGCGCAGGAGGAGGCGGCGTTCTGAATGTCACTCTTTGTGTCCCGTAGCCCGCAGAGGCGGCTGGAGATTGGCGTAAGAACATTGAGGACAAGGCTGACAGGAAGAAGATGTTCGAGACTACCTAAACGACTCCTCCCCCGTTGTTCTTTTCTGGGCGCTCGTCACGTCACCGTTGGACAGTATCGGTGTCCGTATCGGTAGAGGCTCAGACTGTCTTCTGGCTGAACAAATCCTCCAGTGTCCTCCTGTTCCCTTGCTTGACGTTAACGTAGCAGAGATGTTGATGTTCCCTTGTGACCCACATAAAGAAACTGTTGTGATTTTAAGCCTGTCAGCGACATCTTGATTTGTTGCCTGTGCGATGCCACCTCACACCTCCCTATCGTACTGAAACCCAGTTTGAGCTAGACGAGATCACTTTCATTTCAGCAACATGAGTCTTAGATCTTAGTGAGAAGCACTAAGAAGATCTTTACACAGCACTCGTGACAATGTTTACATCACAAAAAGTCCTTTAACAGAGTTCAGAACATTCAAACTTCTGCGCAATAGGGATTTTTGAGCCAAAAACCAAACAACCAAAACCCTCCTCACAGAGCTGTTTGATCCTATCACTTAAAACAGAAGCCCTGAAATGAATGATCACACCCTGACCACGGCCCTTATCACCAACCTGTACCCTGCCCCTACCCCctgagccctaaccctaacccttagcaCGGCTTGTACTCTATCCCTACCCCCTGAGCCCTAATCCTAATCCTATCACTACCCCCTAAACCCTAAAACAAATCAACCCTATAACCTGCACTCCTTAACCTAAAACCCTTAATTATCAAACCccaagaaatacaaaaaaaatacctaAAACAGACTTGATGAATTGATTTAACCTGAAGATAAACACGTAAAATCACACCATATGccataaaataaacaatcaaacCCCAAGCACAAAAGATTAAACCCAAGAGGCAATACATTATGTTCAAAAGCGACAGCGAGAAGAAACCTCCATCATGTGAAAGGTGAGCCAAAAGCTTTCTACACATTGTCATCTTCCTGTTATTTACTATGCGTCACCgtctgttgtttgtgtgtgttgtgtgttgctgtctgctgtgtgtctgttggggggTCTCCCAATGTGAGGCCCTCTCCCTAGCTGTTTGGTTTTTAAGTGTCTGTGTTGTTTCCTCTCTtgttgtgtggttgtctgtggaAGGAGCTGAATTATGAGCTGCACTGCGCCCTGCACCCATCCCTGCCTCCGCCGCAGGACTGCTGAGCTGTCCTTCCAGGTGTCGCAAACCCGTCCGCAGAGGAGGATTTACGATGTTCCTGGTCAAAAGATGATGTATTTCAGGAGCTCCGCGTTTCATTGGTTTAATTCTGCCCTCATTACCATAAAGAGAGGGTCCTGGGGGAAAGAGAAGCACATATatatacaactactactactactactactactgctgctgctgctgtgtcctcaactcccctctctcctcacagcCTCCAAGGTAAGAAAACTCATTTTTGTGTTCCTGTGGATCAGAGTATGTCCTGCTCTGATCTGCTGATCTGTGTGCTGCTATAAAAAATAGGTTTCTGTATGGGAGTGTGCTTTGTTTTGGTATATATTTGATTGGTAGTTCAGGCCAAGGATATGAAGTGCTCCACATGCGGAAACGTGTGAGTCCTGTATCTCATGTGTAGCGTCACCGAAGAGGAAGTACAACATAGAACTCTGGAGTATACTTTCTAGTACTAGATAGTACTAGGGTACTATCTAGTAACATCTAATTATATCTAGTGCTAGAGTACTATCTATTACTATTTACTACTATCCAGTACCAGAGTACTATCTAGTACTAGATAGTACTCTAGTTCTAAATATTACTAGATAGTGCTCTCGTACAAAATGGTACTGTGGTACAACATAGGTAAAGTACTTTGTGGTGTTGCAGTTGGACAAGGTGCTCAACAAAACATAACTAGTAATAACTACGTAATGACTTAACTAGTGCTGACTATTTACTAATGGGTAACACTTTGCGATAAGGATAttttaacattagttaatgcagtaataacaTTACCTAGCCgttaattaacagttaataaCCGTCAGTAGGGTAAGAACCTTAACCCTACTAACCCTCCCACTAACCCGTACCAAACTAACccataccctcccccctcccacccctccctctccccctccccctccccctccccctcccctcttcctcccccatcaccccactcataaaattattccaaaAATGTCCCTTGTAACCTTTGACCCTCAGTTAAAATTAGCTAGCGCACCTGCTTCAGGAAGATCTCCAGACCTCCAAAACGTAGAAATACCTTCATAGAACCAACCCTCTCCAGACCTCCATAGCAGACCATATAAATACCTTCATAGAACCAACCCTCTCCAGACCTCCATAGCAGACCATATAAATACCTTC encodes:
- the LOC115550504 gene encoding troponin I, fast skeletal muscle isoform X3 translates to MSDKKMTSSRRHHLKSLILSIAAGWLAQEKKDDIAAKEAHMAENCPAPNLSGDHAALMETCKKMAALLDRLDEERYDVAAKVGKADIEIEDLKIKVVDLAGVKKPALKKVRMSADAMLKALLGSKHTVNLDLRSSLKQVKKEVKEEPAEAAGDWRKNIEDKADRKKMFETT